In Streptantibioticus cattleyicolor NRRL 8057 = DSM 46488, a genomic segment contains:
- a CDS encoding GroES family chaperonin yields MLHDRVLVRTDIPEGERRSTGGILIPATASVGRRLAWAEVVAVGQNVRTVEVGDRVLFDPEDRAEVEVRGVAYVLMRERDLHAVAAERLQGSEDSTGLYL; encoded by the coding sequence ATGCTGCACGACCGGGTGCTGGTCCGCACCGACATCCCGGAGGGCGAGCGCCGCTCGACCGGCGGCATCCTCATCCCGGCCACGGCCTCCGTCGGACGCCGTCTCGCCTGGGCCGAGGTGGTCGCGGTGGGGCAGAACGTGCGCACCGTGGAGGTGGGTGACCGGGTCCTGTTCGACCCGGAGGACCGCGCCGAGGTGGAGGTGCGCGGGGTCGCCTACGTGCTGATGCGCGAGCGCGACCTGCACGCGGTGGCCGCCGAACGCCTCCAGGGCTCGGAGGACTCCACCGGCCTGTACCTGTGA
- the bcp gene encoding thioredoxin-dependent thiol peroxidase, whose amino-acid sequence MSERLQPGDTAPAFSLPDADGDQVRLADRLGRKVIVYFYPAALTPGCTKQACDFTDNLQLLADAGYDVIGVSPDKPEKLAKFREQENLKVTLVADPEKEVMKAYGAFGEKKLYGKTVTGVIRSTVVVDEAGKVERALYNVKATGHVAKIIKDLGI is encoded by the coding sequence ATGAGCGAGCGCCTTCAGCCCGGCGACACCGCCCCCGCGTTCAGCCTCCCCGACGCCGACGGCGACCAGGTCCGCCTCGCCGACCGCCTCGGCCGCAAGGTCATCGTCTACTTCTACCCCGCCGCGCTCACCCCGGGGTGCACCAAGCAGGCGTGCGACTTCACCGACAACCTCCAACTCCTCGCCGACGCCGGTTACGACGTGATCGGCGTCTCCCCGGACAAGCCGGAGAAGCTGGCGAAATTCCGCGAGCAGGAAAACCTGAAGGTCACCCTGGTCGCCGACCCGGAAAAGGAGGTCATGAAGGCGTACGGGGCGTTCGGCGAGAAGAAGCTGTACGGCAAGACCGTCACCGGGGTGATCCGGTCCACCGTGGTGGTCGACGAGGCGGGCAAGGTCGAGCGGGCGCTGTACAACGTCAAGGCCACCGGCCATGTCGCCAAGATCATCAAGGATTTGGGGATCTGA
- a CDS encoding class E sortase, producing MRWAGRVLWALGEAAVTIGAVVLLLVVHALWWTNAEAEAGARHEVAALERDWDARPSAAPGATPPPSAGPDRGGPAPSPAGHHGTAGGPAPGDPRPGSGYAVIRVPAIGLTAPIAEGTDKATVLNLGYVGHYPGTAEPGQPGNVALAGHRNTHGEPFRHLDRVRPGDTVLIETADARYTYAVEQTVPQTSPYDGTVIAPVPYSGVHPERRMTGAGYYLTLTTCTPEFTSRYRLVVWARLRAEEPRRPVGAR from the coding sequence ATGAGATGGGCCGGGCGCGTGCTGTGGGCGCTGGGCGAGGCGGCGGTGACCATCGGGGCCGTGGTGCTGCTGCTGGTCGTCCACGCGCTGTGGTGGACCAACGCCGAGGCCGAGGCCGGTGCCCGGCACGAGGTGGCGGCGCTGGAACGCGACTGGGACGCCCGCCCCTCGGCCGCCCCGGGCGCCACGCCGCCGCCGTCCGCCGGACCGGATCGCGGCGGCCCCGCCCCGTCACCCGCCGGCCACCACGGAACCGCCGGCGGCCCCGCCCCCGGCGACCCCCGTCCCGGCTCCGGCTACGCCGTCATCCGCGTCCCCGCCATCGGCCTGACCGCGCCCATCGCCGAGGGCACCGACAAGGCCACCGTGCTCAACCTCGGCTACGTCGGCCACTACCCGGGCACCGCCGAACCCGGACAGCCCGGCAACGTCGCCCTCGCCGGCCACCGCAACACCCACGGCGAACCCTTCCGCCACCTCGACCGGGTACGCCCCGGCGACACCGTGCTCATCGAGACCGCCGACGCCCGCTACACCTACGCCGTCGAGCAGACCGTGCCGCAGACCTCCCCGTACGACGGCACGGTGATCGCCCCCGTCCCGTACAGCGGCGTCCACCCGGAGCGGCGGATGACCGGGGCCGGTTACTACCTCACACTCACCACCTGCACGCCGGAGTTCACCTCGCGCTACCGGCTGGTGGTGTGGGCGCGGTTGCGTGCCGAGGAGCCGCGCCGCCCGGTGGGGGCGCGTTAG
- a CDS encoding DUF3311 domain-containing protein, with protein sequence MSKPFARRRSLLWLLVPYALFLVALPLVNRVRPTVFGIPFLFFWMLLATVATPVAVWLAHRGDPAARR encoded by the coding sequence GTGTCCAAGCCTTTCGCCCGCCGCCGGTCACTGCTCTGGCTGCTCGTTCCGTACGCGCTCTTCCTGGTGGCGCTTCCGCTGGTCAACCGGGTACGGCCGACGGTCTTCGGGATTCCGTTCCTGTTCTTCTGGATGCTGCTCGCCACCGTGGCCACCCCGGTCGCCGTCTGGCTGGCGCACCGCGGGGACCCGGCGGCCCGCCGGTGA
- a CDS encoding helix-turn-helix domain-containing protein, translating to MPINTNPTIRQRRLARRLRELRTAAGLTYADVSEVLGSDRSKIGRIENAQSGIRLPDLRALLDAYGVTDPAQRHEIEVLARESKQKGWWSRYSHAVDSAYAAYVAVESDAGELYNVETHLVPGLLQTPEYTKALIELQVPDATAEHVETQITVRSERRKVLTRENPLQLWVIISESVLHHRVGSRGVMKAQLESLAEDSRLPNVQLQVLPREDPMNACLFGPFVIMSFPTASETDVVYTDSSTSTVYYEDPADVDVYTTLFRRLNMAATNVNKSRALILDAIREMG from the coding sequence ATGCCCATCAACACCAACCCGACGATCCGTCAACGGCGTTTGGCGAGGCGACTGCGCGAGCTGCGGACCGCCGCCGGGCTGACCTACGCCGACGTCTCCGAGGTACTGGGCTCCGACCGGTCCAAGATCGGGCGCATCGAGAACGCGCAGTCGGGCATCCGCCTCCCGGATCTGCGGGCCCTGCTGGACGCCTACGGCGTGACCGACCCCGCGCAGCGGCACGAGATCGAAGTGCTGGCGCGCGAGTCGAAGCAGAAGGGATGGTGGTCCCGCTACAGCCACGCCGTCGACTCCGCCTACGCCGCGTACGTGGCCGTGGAATCCGACGCCGGCGAGCTGTACAACGTCGAGACCCACCTCGTACCGGGCCTGCTGCAAACTCCCGAATACACCAAGGCCCTCATCGAGTTGCAGGTTCCCGACGCCACCGCCGAACACGTCGAAACGCAGATCACCGTACGCAGCGAACGCCGCAAGGTACTCACCCGGGAAAACCCGCTCCAACTGTGGGTCATCATCTCCGAAAGCGTGCTCCACCACCGGGTGGGCTCCCGGGGCGTCATGAAGGCCCAGCTCGAATCGCTGGCCGAGGACAGCAGACTGCCCAACGTGCAGCTCCAGGTACTCCCCCGCGAGGACCCGATGAACGCCTGCCTGTTCGGGCCGTTCGTCATCATGAGCTTTCCGACGGCCAGCGAGACGGACGTGGTCTACACCGACTCGTCCACCAGCACCGTCTACTACGAGGACCCGGCCGACGTCGATGTCTACACCACACTGTTCCGCCGCTTGAACATGGCGGCGACAAACGTCAACAAGTCACGGGCGCTCATCCTGGACGCCATAAGGGAAATGGGGTAG
- a CDS encoding SGNH/GDSL hydrolase family protein, with protein sequence MTRKSGYALLAALAAVVALVCTAIVVGVGGARTETSTDAEAPRPRASAAAPAIAGTWVGTWSAAAAATEPDTPHGYPDTSIRNVVHTSVGGTAARVQLSNVFGTVPVTFTHVTLGVADAPSSPRAVPDTLTTLAFGGRPAVTIPAGQSVVSDAVRLRVPTAADLLITTYSPTPAGPVTYHPHARQTSYLAHGDHAGDPSGAAFTERSPYWRYVTAVDVWTDDANGAVVALGDSITDGVTSTVDADHRWPDYLAQRLRTSPDGPRLGVLNAGISGNRILTDAAPSIAWNGPRALERAFRDALSRTGVKAMVVELGINDIIELPHRTDPDAIVAGLQQITREAHAHGVRVVGGTLMPFGGQRSWTPALERVRQRVNAAIRSGKVFDDVVDFDHALRDPRHPQRLLPAYDSGDHLHPTDAGYEAMADALSLPTLTGPAPAGV encoded by the coding sequence GTGACCCGGAAATCCGGTTATGCCCTGCTCGCCGCGCTGGCCGCGGTGGTCGCCCTGGTCTGTACCGCGATCGTGGTCGGCGTCGGGGGCGCACGGACGGAGACGTCCACCGACGCCGAGGCGCCCCGCCCCAGGGCCTCGGCCGCCGCCCCCGCCATCGCCGGCACCTGGGTGGGCACCTGGTCCGCCGCCGCCGCGGCGACGGAGCCCGACACCCCGCACGGCTACCCGGACACCTCGATCCGCAACGTGGTCCACACCAGCGTCGGCGGCACCGCGGCCCGGGTGCAGCTCTCCAACGTCTTCGGCACCGTCCCGGTGACCTTCACCCACGTCACCCTCGGGGTGGCCGACGCGCCCAGCAGCCCCCGCGCGGTCCCCGACACCCTCACCACGCTGGCGTTCGGCGGACGCCCGGCGGTGACCATACCGGCGGGCCAGTCGGTGGTGAGCGACGCGGTACGGCTGCGCGTGCCCACCGCAGCCGACCTGCTGATCACCACCTACTCGCCCACCCCGGCCGGGCCGGTCACCTACCATCCGCACGCCCGGCAGACCTCCTACCTGGCCCACGGCGACCACGCCGGCGACCCGTCCGGCGCCGCGTTCACCGAGCGGAGCCCGTACTGGCGTTACGTCACCGCCGTCGACGTGTGGACCGACGACGCGAACGGTGCCGTGGTCGCCCTCGGCGACTCCATCACCGACGGCGTCACCTCCACCGTGGACGCCGACCACCGCTGGCCCGACTACCTGGCGCAGCGCCTGCGCACCAGCCCGGACGGCCCCCGGCTCGGCGTCCTCAACGCCGGCATCAGCGGCAACCGGATCCTCACCGACGCCGCCCCCTCCATCGCCTGGAACGGCCCGCGCGCCCTGGAACGCGCCTTCCGCGACGCGCTCTCCCGCACCGGCGTCAAGGCGATGGTCGTCGAACTCGGCATCAACGACATCATCGAACTGCCGCACCGGACCGACCCCGACGCCATCGTGGCCGGCCTCCAGCAGATCACCCGCGAGGCCCACGCCCACGGCGTCCGGGTGGTCGGCGGCACCCTGATGCCCTTCGGCGGCCAGCGCAGCTGGACCCCGGCCCTGGAACGGGTACGCCAACGCGTCAACGCCGCCATCCGCAGCGGCAAGGTCTTCGACGACGTCGTCGACTTCGACCACGCCCTGCGCGACCCGCGCCACCCGCAGCGCCTGCTGCCCGCCTACGACTCCGGCGACCACCTCCACCCCACCGACGCGGGCTACGAGGCGATGGCCGACGCGCTCTCGCTGCCCACGCTGACCGGTCCCGCCCCGGCCGGGGTCTGA
- a CDS encoding transglycosylase domain-containing protein, whose product MSDEPSRPDDGDARAHGAGHRHRRRRRRTGWRRLVPTWRMTLGGVLLLLLLVCGGFVAGYLLVDIPPANAAATAQNNVYLYADGTTEIARSGAVNRQNVPLSQVPRSVQHAVLAAEDRDFYSESAVDPRAMVRAAWYTLNGRGRQSGSTITQQYVKNYYLTQSQTVKRKVEEFFIAIKLDREESKDQILEGYLNTSFYGRNAYGIQAAAHAYYNKDVSKLTTAEGAYLASLLNAPSAYDVVAEPQNRDRAVARWNYVLDGMVKKGWLSAAERQRMRFPMPVKSVLGNGLSGQRGYLVEAVRNYLIENKVVDEQTLAAGGYRIVTTIDKAKEDAFVKAAQDQLLSKLSGSGSDRYVRAGGASVDPATGDVVALYGGLDYTKQYVSNATRHDYQVGSTFKPFVLASALEHSASTQDGQPITPDTRYDGTNHREVQGPDGPVGYAPANEDDRSYGDITVTEATNRSVNAVYAQMAQDVGAQNVKRTAIDLGVPENTPDMPSRPAIALGTATASAVEMASAYATLDDHGRYLPYSLVAKVSRGGENVTLPHRDGRQAVSRRAADTTTAVLRDVVDSADGTGNAAQAAGRPAAGKTGTAEFDQAVWFAGYTPDLVTVVTVMGEDSDTGKHESLYDVTGLDRVNGGGYPAQIWAQYTADALQGRPVADFDLQAAGDTGLPPSAPPSSSSSAPASPPASAPPATPPGTTAPPPTPPATSGPPTMNPAGGGQGGVTVGTSGGPAGGATEGGAGGPGGGTSTGASRGGEGGTTVGPSGGGQGGASAGTAGTGPGGAEGGAQGGPGAAGDAGAADGAQGPPPP is encoded by the coding sequence ATGAGCGACGAGCCTTCACGGCCGGACGACGGGGACGCGCGGGCACACGGCGCGGGGCACCGGCACCGCAGGAGGCGCCGGCGGACCGGGTGGCGGCGGCTGGTGCCGACGTGGCGGATGACGCTCGGCGGGGTGCTGCTGTTGCTGCTGCTGGTGTGCGGCGGGTTCGTCGCGGGGTACCTGCTGGTGGACATCCCGCCCGCGAACGCCGCGGCGACCGCGCAGAACAACGTGTACCTGTACGCGGACGGGACCACCGAGATCGCCCGCAGCGGCGCGGTCAACCGGCAGAACGTACCGCTCAGCCAGGTGCCCCGCAGCGTGCAGCACGCGGTGCTGGCGGCGGAGGACCGCGACTTCTACTCGGAGTCGGCGGTGGACCCGCGGGCGATGGTGCGGGCGGCGTGGTACACCCTCAACGGCCGTGGCCGGCAGTCGGGTTCGACCATCACCCAGCAGTACGTGAAGAACTACTACCTCACGCAGTCGCAGACGGTGAAGCGCAAGGTGGAGGAGTTCTTCATCGCCATCAAGCTGGACCGCGAGGAGAGCAAGGACCAGATCCTCGAAGGCTATCTGAACACCAGCTTCTACGGCCGCAACGCCTACGGGATCCAGGCCGCCGCGCACGCGTACTACAACAAGGACGTCTCCAAGCTGACCACCGCCGAGGGCGCGTACCTGGCCTCGTTGCTCAACGCGCCGAGCGCGTACGACGTGGTGGCCGAGCCGCAGAACAGGGACCGGGCGGTGGCCCGCTGGAACTACGTGCTGGACGGCATGGTCAAGAAGGGGTGGCTGAGCGCGGCGGAGCGGCAGCGGATGCGGTTCCCGATGCCGGTGAAGTCGGTGCTGGGCAACGGGCTGTCCGGGCAGCGCGGTTACCTGGTGGAGGCGGTGCGCAACTACCTGATCGAGAACAAGGTGGTGGACGAGCAGACGCTCGCGGCGGGCGGCTACCGCATCGTCACCACCATCGACAAGGCCAAGGAGGACGCCTTCGTCAAGGCCGCCCAGGACCAGTTGCTGAGCAAGCTGAGCGGTTCCGGCAGCGACCGGTACGTACGGGCCGGCGGCGCATCGGTGGATCCGGCCACCGGGGACGTGGTGGCGCTCTACGGCGGCCTGGACTACACCAAGCAGTACGTCAGCAACGCCACCCGCCACGACTACCAGGTGGGGTCGACGTTCAAGCCGTTCGTGCTCGCCTCGGCGCTGGAGCACTCGGCCAGCACCCAGGACGGGCAGCCGATCACCCCGGACACCCGGTACGACGGCACCAACCACCGTGAGGTGCAGGGGCCGGACGGCCCGGTGGGGTACGCGCCGGCCAACGAGGACGACCGCTCCTACGGCGACATCACGGTCACCGAGGCCACCAACCGCTCGGTCAACGCCGTCTACGCGCAGATGGCGCAGGACGTCGGCGCGCAGAACGTCAAGCGCACCGCGATCGACCTGGGCGTCCCGGAGAACACCCCGGACATGCCGAGCCGGCCGGCGATCGCGCTGGGCACCGCGACCGCCAGCGCGGTGGAGATGGCCTCGGCGTACGCGACCCTCGACGACCACGGGCGCTACCTGCCGTACTCGCTGGTGGCCAAGGTGAGCCGGGGCGGGGAGAACGTGACCCTGCCGCACCGGGATGGCCGCCAGGCGGTGAGCCGGCGGGCCGCCGACACCACCACGGCGGTGCTGCGGGACGTGGTGGACAGCGCCGACGGCACCGGCAACGCCGCGCAGGCCGCCGGGCGCCCGGCGGCCGGCAAGACCGGCACCGCCGAGTTCGACCAGGCGGTGTGGTTCGCCGGCTACACCCCCGACCTGGTCACCGTGGTCACGGTGATGGGCGAGGACTCCGACACCGGCAAGCACGAGTCGCTGTACGACGTCACCGGGCTGGACCGGGTCAACGGCGGCGGCTACCCGGCGCAGATCTGGGCGCAGTACACCGCCGACGCGCTCCAGGGGCGTCCGGTGGCCGACTTCGACCTCCAGGCGGCCGGGGACACCGGTCTGCCGCCGTCGGCCCCGCCGTCCTCGTCCTCCTCCGCGCCGGCCTCGCCGCCGGCCAGCGCTCCCCCGGCGACGCCGCCGGGGACCACGGCGCCGCCGCCGACGCCGCCGGCGACCTCGGGGCCGCCCACCATGAACCCGGCCGGCGGCGGCCAGGGCGGGGTGACGGTGGGGACCAGCGGCGGTCCGGCCGGGGGCGCCACGGAGGGCGGCGCGGGCGGTCCGGGCGGCGGTACCTCCACCGGCGCCAGCCGGGGCGGCGAGGGCGGTACGACCGTGGGCCCGTCGGGCGGCGGCCAGGGCGGCGCCTCGGCGGGGACGGCGGGCACCGGCCCCGGCGGGGCGGAGGGCGGCGCCCAGGGCGGACCGGGTGCCGCCGGGGACGCCGGGGCGGCGGACGGCGCCCAGGGCCCGCCGCCCCCGTGA
- a CDS encoding DUF445 domain-containing protein, which produces MDAVTNTGAKRPAERTGPGHPGGFAFGPADAERRRGVRRMKLIATGFLVTASVVYGLARWAQAAGAGAWAGYVSAAAEAGMVGALADWFAVTALFKRPLGLPIPHTAIIPTKKDVLGRSLGEFVGENFLSAPVVRARLRAVGIGARLGRWLSEPEHADRVTEQAAAALRGALTVLRDSDVQAVVTEAVNRRADALEVAPGLGRMLDRVVADGGHRKVVDLVCVRARDWLVAHGDSVMAAVEGGAPGWTPRFVDRRIGERVYKELLRFVTEMRDMPDHPARGAIDRFLADFAAELRSDPDTRARVERLKRDLLARAEVQDVIESAWNAVRATVVAAAEDERSELRLRTRSALLSLGARMTSDARLREKVDGWLEDAATYVVTTYRDEITALITETVASWDADQTSRKIEAHVGRDLQFIRINGTVVGALAGLLIYTVSRLAGA; this is translated from the coding sequence ATGGACGCGGTGACGAATACCGGTGCGAAGCGCCCGGCGGAACGGACCGGACCGGGGCACCCCGGCGGCTTCGCCTTCGGCCCGGCGGACGCCGAACGGCGGCGCGGGGTACGGCGGATGAAGCTGATCGCGACCGGTTTCCTGGTCACCGCGTCGGTGGTCTACGGGCTCGCCCGGTGGGCCCAGGCGGCCGGTGCCGGGGCCTGGGCGGGGTACGTCTCGGCGGCGGCGGAGGCCGGCATGGTCGGCGCGCTGGCCGACTGGTTCGCGGTCACCGCGCTCTTCAAGCGCCCGCTGGGGCTGCCGATCCCGCACACCGCGATCATCCCCACCAAGAAGGACGTCCTCGGCCGCTCGCTCGGCGAGTTCGTCGGCGAGAACTTCCTGTCCGCGCCGGTGGTACGGGCCCGGCTGCGCGCGGTCGGCATCGGCGCCCGGCTCGGCCGCTGGCTCTCCGAGCCCGAGCACGCCGACCGGGTCACCGAGCAGGCCGCCGCCGCGCTGCGCGGCGCGCTGACCGTACTGCGCGACTCCGACGTGCAGGCGGTGGTCACCGAGGCGGTCAACCGGCGGGCCGACGCGCTGGAGGTCGCCCCCGGGCTCGGCCGGATGCTGGACCGCGTGGTGGCCGACGGCGGCCACCGCAAGGTGGTCGACCTGGTCTGCGTCCGCGCCCGCGACTGGCTGGTGGCCCACGGCGACTCGGTGATGGCCGCCGTCGAGGGCGGCGCCCCGGGGTGGACCCCGCGCTTCGTGGACCGCCGGATCGGCGAGCGGGTCTACAAGGAACTGCTGCGTTTCGTCACCGAGATGCGCGACATGCCCGACCACCCGGCGCGCGGCGCGATCGACCGCTTCCTCGCCGACTTCGCCGCCGAACTGCGCTCCGACCCCGACACCCGGGCCCGGGTCGAACGCCTCAAGCGCGATCTGCTCGCCCGCGCCGAGGTGCAGGACGTCATCGAGTCGGCGTGGAACGCGGTCCGCGCCACCGTGGTCGCCGCCGCCGAGGACGAACGCAGCGAACTGCGGCTGCGCACCCGGTCCGCGCTGCTCTCGCTGGGTGCCCGGATGACCTCCGACGCCCGGCTGCGTGAGAAGGTGGACGGCTGGCTGGAGGACGCCGCCACCTACGTGGTGACCACCTACCGGGACGAGATCACCGCGCTGATCACCGAGACGGTGGCGAGCTGGGACGCCGACCAGACCTCCCGCAAGATCGAGGCCCACGTCGGCCGCGACCTGCAGTTCATCCGGATCAACGGCACCGTGGTCGGCGCGCTGGCCGGGCTGCTGATCTACACCGTCTCCCGGCTGGCGGGCGCCTGA
- a CDS encoding ATP-binding protein, with protein MTVQRTEHLRYRRYRPAVTAARGRARQLAAEWGIPEIADDLALLVSELVTNAVVHGRASRGSGVAVAYHLDGPCLRVEVRDWATGVPDGGDGGRCPAADVDGAEGGRGLLLVVALAGRWGVVPQVVGKSVWAEMRLSARNRNAVPR; from the coding sequence ATGACTGTCCAGCGGACGGAACACCTCCGGTACCGGCGGTACCGGCCCGCCGTCACCGCCGCGCGCGGCAGGGCCCGGCAACTGGCCGCCGAGTGGGGCATCCCGGAGATCGCGGACGATCTGGCGCTGCTGGTCAGCGAGTTGGTCACCAACGCGGTCGTCCACGGACGGGCCTCACGGGGCAGCGGCGTGGCCGTGGCGTATCACCTCGACGGGCCGTGCCTGCGGGTGGAGGTGCGCGACTGGGCCACCGGCGTTCCGGACGGTGGGGACGGCGGCCGGTGCCCGGCGGCGGACGTGGACGGCGCCGAGGGCGGACGCGGGCTGCTGCTGGTGGTGGCCCTGGCCGGACGCTGGGGCGTGGTCCCCCAGGTCGTCGGCAAGAGCGTCTGGGCCGAGATGAGGCTGTCGGCGCGGAACCGGAACGCGGTCCCCCGATGA
- a CDS encoding DUF397 domain-containing protein, which yields MNTYIESASAAGVEWTKSSHSGNNNNCVEVAALGTGIRAIRDSKDPHGPALTFTAREFAAFVHAAADGEFD from the coding sequence ATGAATACGTACATCGAATCCGCGTCGGCGGCCGGAGTTGAGTGGACGAAGTCTTCCCACTCGGGAAACAACAACAACTGCGTCGAAGTCGCCGCACTCGGCACCGGCATACGCGCCATACGTGACAGCAAGGACCCGCACGGCCCCGCGCTGACCTTCACGGCAAGAGAATTCGCCGCGTTCGTACACGCCGCCGCGGACGGCGAGTTCGACTGA
- a CDS encoding DMT family transporter — MAWVLLLLAGVFEVCWSVAMKASDGFTRLWPSVVTVAGVVVSMGLLTVAVRRLPVGTAYGVWVGVGAVGTAVLGMVLFGEPVRPARVFFLALLVAAVVGLELTSK, encoded by the coding sequence GTGGCGTGGGTCCTGTTGTTGCTGGCCGGGGTCTTCGAGGTGTGCTGGTCGGTCGCGATGAAGGCGAGCGACGGGTTCACCAGGCTCTGGCCGAGCGTGGTCACCGTGGCCGGGGTCGTGGTGAGCATGGGGCTGCTGACGGTGGCCGTGCGGCGGCTGCCGGTGGGCACCGCCTACGGCGTCTGGGTGGGCGTCGGCGCGGTCGGCACCGCGGTGCTCGGCATGGTGCTCTTCGGTGAGCCCGTCCGCCCGGCCCGGGTCTTCTTCCTCGCCCTGCTGGTCGCGGCCGTGGTCGGCCTGGAGCTGACCTCGAAGTGA
- a CDS encoding MazG-like family protein yields MEHHMRTHWDTVDRLVRWLDEECGTAPPEVARLLRVLKITEEAGEVAEAVHGVTGGNPRKGRSHTWEDVQAELCDVIVTSMVALRTITPRAAEVFEERLAYVAERSLGGQTPAGAGPVSVGSESASAIAS; encoded by the coding sequence ATGGAGCACCACATGCGAACCCACTGGGACACCGTCGACCGCCTCGTCCGCTGGCTCGACGAGGAGTGCGGGACGGCACCGCCGGAGGTGGCGCGGTTGTTGCGGGTGTTGAAGATCACCGAGGAGGCGGGGGAGGTGGCCGAGGCGGTGCACGGGGTGACCGGGGGGAATCCGCGCAAGGGCCGGAGCCATACGTGGGAGGACGTGCAGGCGGAGTTGTGCGACGTGATCGTCACGAGCATGGTGGCGCTCAGGACGATCACGCCGCGCGCGGCGGAGGTGTTCGAGGAACGCCTCGCGTACGTGGCTGAGCGGTCGCTGGGCGGTCAGACCCCGGCCGGGGCGGGACCGGTCAGCGTGGGCAGCGAGAGCGCGTCGGCCATCGCCTCGTAG
- a CDS encoding DUF3618 domain-containing protein, giving the protein MADGGRTPAQIEADIVRRRQELAVTLDEIGVRLHPKTIAGNARASARQAVDRTAGRAYVTVNRVISSVRGELVAEDGSPRMERVVPAAIAAVALVALLAGRSSKRKKKK; this is encoded by the coding sequence GTGGCGGATGGTGGCAGGACTCCCGCTCAGATCGAGGCGGACATCGTCCGCAGGCGGCAGGAGCTCGCCGTGACGCTGGACGAGATCGGCGTGCGGTTGCACCCGAAGACCATCGCCGGCAACGCGCGGGCTTCGGCACGGCAGGCGGTGGACCGTACGGCCGGGCGGGCCTACGTGACGGTGAACCGGGTGATCTCCTCGGTCCGCGGTGAGCTGGTGGCCGAGGACGGCTCCCCCCGCATGGAACGGGTGGTGCCGGCCGCGATCGCCGCGGTGGCGCTGGTCGCGCTGCTCGCGGGGCGCTCCTCGAAGCGCAAGAAGAAGAAGTGA